A genomic stretch from Arachis stenosperma cultivar V10309 chromosome 3, arast.V10309.gnm1.PFL2, whole genome shotgun sequence includes:
- the LOC130966465 gene encoding uncharacterized protein LOC130966465, which produces MYATYRDVCFVLGLLQDDREFMDAIKEASSRASGLFARRLFVILLTSNNISRPEHVWDRCWHELPDDILYRQRTVMNIRELTMSDDKIKQLCLMDIDKILHSSGKILKDYPPIPLTTEVDSSLLIERVIRKELNFNRDDLKKNTLDMLAIATPEKKYAFDKIVTVIRSRGDIVLNVASSGIASLLLHNGRMAHSRFKIPLNITEDFVCNIKPGFPQAMLLLKVKLTIWDKASMVSRYCYEALDKCLGDIMRFYPTYNKDLPFGGKVVLKQTKNMRLSVEMTASDQDEIEQFGEWLLKVGVGLIGDNMDGEYEICLLGDIVIPSSDQAFDELNYTGSTLDIIAEVNNHLMAIIPGREKLYLSSDSIGMDERNMESQLDLYGLELLNSINCSGLPPHKLILKVGVPVMLLRNIDQSSGLCNGTRLQVRKLGNHVIECEVLTSNNVGHIALILRMNMVPINETLPVRFQ; this is translated from the exons ATGTATGCTACGTATAGAGATGTATGCTTCGTCCTTGGACTCTTGCAGGATGACAGAGAATTCATGGATGCAATTAAGGAAGCAAGCTCGCGGGCCTCAGGATTATTTGCTAGGAGGTTATTTGTCATTCTATTAACATCTAACAATATCTCAAGACCTGAACATGTCTGGGATAGATGTTGGCATGAACTCCCAGATGATATTTTGTATCGACAGAGAACCGTGATGAACATAAGGG AGTTAACCATGTCAGATGATAAGATTAAGCAGTTGTGCTTAATGGATATAGATAAGATCTTACATTCCTCTGGTAAAATCTTGAAAGACTATCCTCCTATACCTTTAACAACTGAAGTTGATAGTTCTTTGTTAATCGAAAGGGTTATCAGGAAAGAGCTTAACTTTAACAGGGATGatttaaagaaaaatacctTAGACATGTTAGCCATTGCAACACCTGAGAAGAAATATGCATTCGATAAAATTGTTACAGTT ATTCGCTCAAGGGGTGATATTGTGTTAAACGTTGCTTCAAGTGGTATTGCATCTTTACTTCTTCACAATGGAAGAATGGCACACTCAAGGTTCAAAATACCGCTGAATATAACTGAGGATTTTGTATGTAACATCAAACCTGGTTTTCCTCAAGCAATGCTGCTGTTGAAAGTCAAACTTACAATTTGGGATAAGGCTTCAATGGTTAGTAGGTACTGCTATGAAGCACTTGATAAATGCTTGGGTGATATTATGAGATTTTATCCAACATATAACAAAGATTTGCCCTTTGGAGGAAAAGTG GTGctcaaacaaacaaaaaacatGAGACTTTCTGTAGAGATGACTGCTTCAGATCAAGATGAGATAGAGCAATTTGGTGAGTGGTTATTGAAAGTTGGTGTTGGTCTAATAGGTGACAATATGGATGGTGAATATGAGATATGTCTTCTAGGAGATATTGTTATTCCTTCTTCGGACCAGGCATTTGATGAGTTG AACTATACTGGCTCCACGCTGGACATCATTGCAGAGGTCAACAACCATCTTATGGCTATCATTCCTGGAAGAGAAAAATTATATCTTAGTTCGGATTCGATTGGTATGGATGAAAGGAATATGGAGAGTCAACTAGATCTCTATGGTCTTGAATTACTGAATAGCATAAATTGCTCTGGTTTGCCTCCACATAAATTAATACTTAAGGTTGGTGTTCCAGTGATGTTACTGAGAAATATTGACCAATCCAGTGGTCTTTGTAATGGTACAAGGCTACAAGTTAGGAAGCTTGGAAATCATGTCATAGAATGTGAAGTCTTAACGAGTAACAATGTTGGTCATATTGCTTTGATTCTAAGAATGAATATGGTACCAATAAATGAAACTCTCCCAGTTAGATTCCAATGA